The following coding sequences lie in one Halogeometricum rufum genomic window:
- the ilvC gene encoding ketol-acid reductoisomerase has product MTDDELTTTVYYDDDADRTHIDDKTVAVLGYGSQGHAHAQNLAESGVDVVVGLREGSSSRDAAEADGLRVATPVDAAAEADIVSVLVPDTVQPAVFEEIRDELDAGDTLQFAHGFNIHYNQIRPPEDVDVTMVAPKSPGHLVRRNYESDQGTPGLIAVYQDETGDAKEEALAYSHAIGCTRAGVIETTFQEETETDLFGEQAVLCGGVTSLVKQGYETLVDAGYSPEMAYFECLNELKLIVDLMYEGGHKEMWDSVSDTAEYGGLTRGDRVVDDHARENMEEILEEVQNGTFAREWIAENQAGRPSYTQLKDREENHHIEQVGAPLRDLFAWAEDEADDKEAAEAPADD; this is encoded by the coding sequence ATGACTGACGACGAACTCACCACGACAGTATACTACGACGACGACGCGGACCGAACGCACATCGACGACAAGACGGTGGCCGTCCTCGGCTACGGCAGTCAGGGCCACGCCCACGCGCAGAACCTCGCCGAGAGCGGGGTCGACGTAGTGGTCGGCCTGCGCGAGGGGTCGTCCTCGCGCGACGCCGCCGAGGCCGACGGCCTCCGCGTGGCGACGCCCGTCGACGCGGCCGCCGAGGCGGACATCGTCTCCGTCCTCGTCCCCGACACCGTCCAGCCGGCGGTGTTCGAGGAGATTCGCGACGAACTCGACGCGGGCGACACGCTCCAGTTCGCCCACGGCTTCAACATCCACTACAACCAGATTCGTCCCCCGGAGGACGTTGACGTGACGATGGTCGCGCCGAAGTCGCCGGGGCACCTCGTCCGCCGCAACTACGAGAGCGACCAGGGGACGCCGGGGCTCATCGCCGTCTATCAGGACGAGACGGGCGACGCCAAGGAGGAGGCGCTTGCGTACTCGCACGCCATCGGCTGCACCCGCGCGGGCGTCATCGAGACGACGTTCCAGGAGGAGACCGAGACCGACCTGTTCGGCGAACAGGCCGTCCTCTGCGGCGGCGTCACCTCGCTGGTGAAGCAGGGCTACGAGACGCTCGTCGACGCGGGCTACTCCCCGGAGATGGCGTACTTCGAGTGCCTGAACGAACTGAAACTCATCGTGGACCTGATGTACGAGGGCGGCCACAAGGAGATGTGGGACTCCGTCTCCGACACCGCCGAGTACGGCGGCCTCACCCGCGGTGACCGCGTCGTGGACGACCACGCCCGGGAGAACATGGAAGAGATTCTCGAAGAGGTCCAGAACGGGACGTTCGCCCGCGAGTGGATCGCCGAGAACCAGGCCGGACGGCCGTCCTACACGCAACTGAAGGACCGCGAGGAGAACCACCACATCGAACAGGTGGGCGCGCCTCTGCGCGACCTGTTCGCGTGGGCCGAGGACGAAGCGGACGACAAAGAGGCGGCGGAGGCGCCGGCGGACGACTGA
- the ilvN gene encoding acetolactate synthase small subunit → MSSEDSTDADQNGELPKHGLQGPEPDERPHPEGRRNSQGIRIDPEVEAEPSTRRAVISALVENEPGVLSRVAGLFSRRQFNIESLTVGPTTVEGHARITMVAEESNPGIDQIEKQLAKLKPVIAVGELDDDAVRAELVVLKVRGDEPDKVHAITEMYEGETLDAGPRTITVQLTGREQKIDDAIDAFRQFGIIEIARTGQTALARGDQPTVPGEEPATSGEPTTPANYDD, encoded by the coding sequence ATGAGTTCCGAGGATTCGACCGACGCGGACCAGAACGGAGAGTTGCCCAAACACGGCCTGCAGGGCCCCGAACCGGACGAACGGCCGCACCCGGAGGGACGGCGCAACTCGCAGGGCATCCGCATCGACCCCGAAGTCGAGGCGGAACCGTCGACGCGGCGCGCCGTCATCTCCGCGCTGGTCGAGAACGAACCCGGCGTGCTGTCGCGCGTGGCGGGGCTGTTCTCCCGGCGGCAGTTCAACATCGAGAGCCTGACCGTCGGCCCGACCACCGTCGAGGGGCACGCCCGCATCACGATGGTCGCCGAGGAGTCGAACCCCGGCATCGACCAGATAGAGAAGCAGTTGGCGAAGCTGAAGCCCGTCATCGCCGTCGGGGAACTGGACGACGACGCCGTGCGCGCGGAGTTGGTCGTCCTGAAGGTCCGCGGCGACGAACCGGACAAGGTCCACGCCATCACGGAGATGTACGAGGGCGAGACGTTAGACGCCGGCCCGCGGACCATCACGGTCCAGCTCACCGGCAGGGAACAGAAGATAGACGACGCCATCGACGCGTTCCGCCAGTTCGGCATCATCGAGATAGCCCGAACGGGCCAGACCGCGCTGGCGCGCGGCGACCAACCGACCGTCCCCGGAGAGGAACCGGCCACCTCCGGCGAACCGACCACACCAGCCAACTACGATGACTGA
- the ilvB gene encoding biosynthetic-type acetolactate synthase large subunit, whose protein sequence is MSEPAPPKPDDEEAADEPTPVTTGAASVVRALENAGAEAAFGVQGGAIMPVYDALYDSGIRHVTMAHEQGAAHAADAFGVVRNEPGVCLATSGPGATNLVTGIADANMDSDGVLALTGQVPSAMVGSDAFQETDTIGVTTPITKHNYFAADADSVGDTVGEAFALADEGRPGPTLVDLPKDVTLGETDREPGPAETPKTTTPQTEPDKEAVADAARAIEAAERPLLLFGGGVIKADATDEARTFARENGIPVVTTMPGIGAFPEDDDLCLSWAGMHGTGYANMAITHTDLLIAVGTRFDDRLTGGIDTFAPEAEVIHVDIDPAEISKNVHADYPVVGDAATTLDRLGSEVANAPDAGEWREQCLAWKEAYPMDYATPDDEPLKPQFVVECLDEATSDRAVVTTGVGQHQMWAAQYWTFTEPRTWVSSHGLGTMGYGLPAAIGARLAADDDQEVVCVDGDGSFLMTIQELSVAVREELDITVAVLNNEYIGMVRQWQDAFFEGRHMAAEYNWCPEFDKLAEAFGARGWRVDDYDEVADAIEEAIEYDGPSVVDFHIDPRENVYPMVPSGGANGKFALTEDQL, encoded by the coding sequence ATGAGCGAACCCGCGCCGCCGAAACCGGACGACGAGGAGGCGGCGGACGAGCCGACGCCCGTCACGACGGGCGCTGCGTCCGTCGTCCGCGCCCTCGAGAACGCCGGCGCCGAGGCGGCCTTCGGCGTGCAGGGCGGGGCCATCATGCCCGTCTACGACGCGCTCTACGACTCCGGCATCCGCCACGTCACGATGGCGCACGAACAGGGCGCGGCGCACGCCGCGGACGCGTTCGGCGTCGTCCGCAACGAACCGGGCGTCTGCCTCGCCACGTCGGGGCCGGGGGCGACGAACCTCGTCACCGGCATCGCCGACGCCAACATGGACTCCGACGGCGTCCTCGCCCTGACCGGGCAGGTGCCGTCGGCGATGGTCGGCTCCGACGCGTTCCAGGAGACGGACACCATCGGCGTCACGACGCCCATCACGAAGCACAACTACTTCGCCGCCGACGCCGACTCCGTCGGCGACACCGTCGGCGAGGCGTTCGCGCTGGCCGACGAGGGTCGGCCGGGTCCGACGCTGGTCGACCTGCCGAAGGACGTGACGCTCGGCGAGACGGACCGCGAACCCGGTCCGGCGGAGACGCCGAAGACCACGACGCCCCAGACCGAACCCGACAAGGAAGCCGTCGCGGACGCGGCCCGCGCGATAGAGGCGGCGGAGCGACCCCTGCTCCTGTTCGGGGGCGGCGTCATCAAGGCGGACGCCACCGACGAGGCGCGCACGTTCGCCCGCGAGAACGGCATCCCCGTGGTCACGACGATGCCGGGCATCGGCGCGTTCCCCGAGGACGACGACCTGTGTCTCTCGTGGGCGGGCATGCACGGCACCGGCTACGCGAACATGGCCATCACGCACACCGACCTGCTGATAGCGGTCGGGACGCGCTTCGACGACCGCCTGACGGGCGGCATCGACACGTTCGCGCCCGAAGCCGAGGTCATCCACGTCGACATCGACCCCGCGGAGATATCGAAGAACGTCCACGCGGACTACCCCGTCGTCGGCGACGCGGCGACGACGCTCGACCGACTCGGCTCCGAAGTCGCGAACGCGCCCGACGCCGGCGAGTGGCGCGAGCAGTGCCTCGCGTGGAAGGAGGCGTACCCGATGGACTACGCGACGCCCGATGACGAACCGCTGAAACCGCAGTTCGTCGTCGAGTGTCTGGACGAGGCCACCTCCGACCGCGCCGTCGTCACCACCGGCGTCGGCCAGCATCAGATGTGGGCCGCGCAGTACTGGACGTTCACCGAACCGCGGACGTGGGTGTCTTCGCACGGACTGGGGACGATGGGCTACGGCCTGCCCGCGGCCATCGGCGCCCGCCTCGCCGCGGACGACGACCAGGAAGTCGTCTGCGTCGACGGTGACGGGTCGTTCCTGATGACGATTCAGGAACTCTCCGTCGCCGTCCGCGAGGAGTTGGACATCACCGTCGCGGTGCTGAACAACGAGTACATCGGCATGGTGCGCCAGTGGCAGGACGCCTTCTTCGAGGGCCGACACATGGCCGCGGAGTACAACTGGTGTCCCGAGTTCGACAAACTCGCCGAGGCGTTCGGCGCGCGCGGGTGGCGCGTCGACGACTACGACGAAGTCGCCGACGCCATCGAGGAGGCCATCGAGTACGACGGTCCGTCGGTCGTCGACTTCCACATCGACCCGCGGGAGAACGTCTACCCGATGGTCCCCTCGGGCGGCGCGAACGGCAAGTTCGCTCTGACGGAGGACCAGCTATGA
- a CDS encoding LeuA family protein: MIRCLNDTRRTLRRAPRRVEFFQGTLAHITESEIDGVRIFDTTLRDGEQSPRTSFSYEEKRDIAATLDEMGTHVIEAGFPVNSDAEFEAVSDIAAATDTTVCGLARVVDKDVEAALDAGVGMVHVFVSTSDVQLADSMHASKEEAVERAVESVERVKDAGVEVMFSPMDATRTDVEFLGEILSAVDDAGVDWVNIPDTCGVATPTRFADLVREVRQHTDAHIDVHAHDDFGLATANAMAGFEAGAAQAQVSVNGIGERAGNAAYEEVVMSAESLYDVDTGIDTKRITELSRIVEEASDIPVPANKPVVGRNAFSHESGIHAAGVIENSDTFEPGVMTPEMVGAEREFVLGKHTGAHSVRKRLEDAGFRPDDGEVRAVTRRVKDTGAEKERVTTDVLTRIADDVGVDHEDDSEHEEVRA, encoded by the coding sequence GTGATACGATGTCTCAACGACACACGGAGGACACTTCGTCGGGCTCCCCGGCGGGTCGAGTTCTTCCAGGGCACGTTAGCCCACATTACTGAATCGGAGATTGACGGTGTACGGATTTTCGACACGACGCTGCGCGACGGCGAGCAGTCGCCACGCACCTCGTTCAGTTACGAGGAGAAGCGCGACATCGCGGCGACGCTAGACGAGATGGGGACGCACGTCATCGAGGCGGGCTTCCCGGTCAACTCGGACGCGGAGTTCGAGGCAGTCAGCGACATCGCCGCCGCCACGGACACGACCGTCTGTGGGCTGGCTCGCGTCGTCGACAAGGACGTGGAGGCCGCTCTCGACGCGGGAGTGGGGATGGTCCACGTCTTCGTCAGCACCAGCGACGTGCAGTTGGCCGACTCGATGCACGCCTCCAAGGAGGAGGCGGTCGAGCGCGCAGTCGAGAGTGTCGAACGAGTGAAAGACGCCGGCGTGGAGGTCATGTTCTCCCCGATGGACGCCACCCGAACCGACGTGGAGTTCCTCGGCGAGATTCTGTCCGCGGTGGACGACGCCGGCGTCGACTGGGTGAACATCCCGGACACGTGCGGCGTCGCCACGCCGACGCGCTTCGCGGACCTCGTCCGCGAAGTCCGCCAGCACACCGACGCGCACATCGACGTGCACGCGCACGACGACTTCGGACTGGCCACTGCGAACGCCATGGCGGGCTTCGAGGCCGGCGCCGCGCAGGCGCAGGTGTCCGTCAACGGCATCGGCGAACGCGCGGGCAACGCCGCCTACGAGGAGGTCGTCATGTCGGCGGAGTCCCTGTACGACGTCGACACGGGAATCGACACCAAACGCATCACGGAACTGTCGCGCATCGTCGAGGAGGCGAGCGACATCCCGGTGCCGGCGAACAAGCCGGTCGTCGGGCGCAACGCCTTCAGCCACGAGAGCGGCATCCACGCGGCCGGCGTCATCGAGAACTCGGACACGTTCGAGCCGGGCGTGATGACCCCCGAGATGGTCGGCGCCGAACGCGAGTTCGTGCTCGGCAAACACACCGGCGCGCACTCCGTCCGCAAGCGACTGGAGGACGCCGGGTTCCGACCGGACGACGGCGAGGTCCGCGCGGTGACCCGACGCGTGAAGGACACCGGCGCGGAGAAAGAGCGCGTGACGACCGACGTACTGACGCGCATCGCCGACGACGTGGGCGTCGACCACGAGGACGACTCCGAGCACGAGGAGGTCCGAGCCTGA
- a CDS encoding DUF5779 family protein — translation MSDFNLDLSSAEEHLDEEEVTGDVILGVLDGETDPQEWIAAVDDGNVLFLAVEGDLNELATGFAREIKDMDGQLMHFRKFLVVTPPGVNIDTDRL, via the coding sequence ATGAGCGATTTCAACCTCGACCTCTCGTCGGCCGAGGAACATCTCGACGAGGAGGAAGTGACCGGCGACGTGATTCTGGGCGTCCTCGACGGCGAGACGGACCCGCAGGAGTGGATCGCCGCCGTCGACGACGGGAACGTCCTGTTCCTCGCCGTCGAGGGCGACCTGAACGAACTCGCCACCGGGTTCGCACGCGAGATAAAGGACATGGACGGCCAACTGATGCACTTCCGGAAGTTCCTCGTCGTGACGCCGCCGGGCGTGAACATCGACACCGACCGACTCTGA
- a CDS encoding VOC family protein — protein sequence MLTRLCRLGLEAKYLGAAREFYETRLGLAPVAESDAAVAYAVGETTVVLRRPVSTPRGGVHTHYAFSTTREAYDDWLASLSDLDPVEFSFGSSRSLYVYDPDGNCVEIGGVDDAVPEDAGSASATRPLTGIFEVVLEVTDLERAEAQFRSLGFEVSDRGEERPRVRLSGPVDLELWEPQLGIADARGGLHVDLTFRTDDPRAAVEAGGPWAAGPEVVGGGADDGAETGDGAAVGGDTEGLRVRDADGHVLTFVTDC from the coding sequence ATGCTCACCCGTCTCTGTCGTCTCGGTCTGGAGGCCAAGTATCTCGGGGCGGCCCGGGAGTTCTACGAGACGCGCCTCGGACTCGCGCCCGTGGCCGAGTCCGACGCGGCCGTCGCCTACGCCGTCGGCGAGACGACGGTCGTCCTCCGCCGCCCCGTCTCGACCCCGCGCGGCGGCGTCCACACGCACTACGCGTTCTCGACCACGCGCGAGGCGTACGACGACTGGCTGGCGTCGCTGTCGGACCTCGATCCCGTCGAGTTCAGCTTCGGCAGTTCCCGGTCGCTGTACGTCTACGACCCCGACGGCAACTGCGTCGAAATCGGCGGCGTCGACGACGCGGTGCCCGAGGACGCGGGGTCGGCGTCCGCGACGCGACCGCTGACGGGCATCTTCGAGGTGGTGCTGGAGGTGACCGACCTCGAACGCGCCGAGGCGCAGTTTCGTTCGCTCGGCTTCGAGGTGTCCGACAGGGGGGAGGAACGGCCGCGCGTGCGCCTCTCCGGACCCGTGGACCTCGAACTGTGGGAACCGCAGTTGGGAATCGCCGACGCTCGGGGCGGACTGCACGTGGACCTGACGTTCCGGACCGACGACCCGCGGGCGGCGGTGGAGGCGGGCGGACCGTGGGCCGCCGGCCCCGAGGTAGTCGGCGGCGGCGCAGACGATGGCGCGGAGACGGGTGACGGCGCGGCGGTGGGTGGCGACACGGAGGGACTTCGCGTGCGCGACGCCGACGGCCACGTCCTCACGTTCGTCACCGACTGCTGA
- a CDS encoding ribbon-helix-helix domain-containing protein, with translation MTDYTTVSIPKDLAERVETTIEGTSFSSTSDLVRFLLRSIVIQHQREGKLTEAQFEDIAEQLADLGYLDR, from the coding sequence ATGACCGACTACACCACGGTGTCGATACCGAAAGACCTCGCCGAACGCGTCGAGACGACCATCGAAGGCACGAGTTTCTCCAGCACGAGCGACCTCGTCCGGTTCCTCCTCCGCAGCATCGTCATCCAACACCAGCGAGAGGGCAAACTCACCGAAGCCCAGTTCGAGGACATCGCCGAGCAACTGGCGGACCTCGGCTACCTCGACCGCTGA
- a CDS encoding DUF5789 family protein: MAARPPPQDDDEPDSLEFGIAALAKDLSEADITYPVTADELVRELDDVAVPYNAAGGTVRLSEALESVPQSRFASKAELLDHLHPVFEEYRQSASNNILGQLRALLPF, encoded by the coding sequence ATGGCCGCACGACCACCACCGCAGGACGACGACGAACCCGACTCGCTCGAGTTCGGCATCGCCGCACTCGCGAAGGACCTGTCGGAGGCGGACATAACCTACCCCGTCACCGCCGACGAACTCGTCCGCGAACTCGACGACGTCGCCGTGCCGTACAACGCCGCCGGAGGGACCGTTCGCCTCAGCGAAGCGCTCGAGTCGGTGCCGCAGTCTCGCTTCGCCAGCAAGGCGGAACTGCTCGACCACCTCCACCCGGTGTTCGAGGAGTACCGGCAGTCGGCGTCGAACAACATCCTCGGCCAACTCCGCGCGCTGCTCCCGTTCTGA
- the aglJ gene encoding S-layer glycoprotein N-glycosyltransferase AglJ: MDYDDVCILIPTYNEAETIGDVVDDFREEGFENVLVIDGGSEDGTAELAEEHGARVVMQSGSGKGQAIREAVEYHVDAPYILMLDGDATYRAADAEAMLAPLDEGYEHVIGDRFADMRDGAMTRFNQFGNRVVNRAFATIHGQDFEDILSGYRAFTRASFGRMTLTADGFGVETEMAVECVKRNIETTVVPVSYLPRPSGSDTNLRPIRDGGIIFLELYRRAKTNNPLFYFGSVGGVSTLTGVIIAAYVGIEWVTVRVSHEVLAVVAAFAVIVGVQLLMFGVLSDLILSLHRDTLRKIDEELDR, from the coding sequence ATGGACTACGACGACGTCTGCATCCTCATCCCGACGTACAACGAGGCCGAAACCATCGGCGACGTCGTCGACGACTTCCGCGAGGAGGGGTTCGAGAACGTCCTCGTCATCGACGGCGGGTCCGAGGACGGGACGGCCGAACTCGCCGAGGAGCACGGCGCGCGGGTCGTGATGCAGTCGGGGTCGGGGAAGGGGCAGGCCATCCGGGAGGCCGTCGAGTACCACGTCGACGCCCCGTACATCCTGATGCTGGACGGCGACGCGACGTACCGCGCGGCGGACGCCGAGGCGATGCTCGCACCTCTGGACGAGGGGTACGAACACGTCATCGGCGACCGGTTCGCCGACATGCGCGACGGCGCGATGACGCGGTTCAACCAGTTCGGCAACCGCGTGGTCAACCGGGCGTTCGCCACCATCCACGGGCAGGACTTCGAGGACATCCTCTCGGGCTACCGCGCGTTCACGCGCGCCTCGTTCGGTCGGATGACGCTCACCGCCGACGGCTTCGGCGTCGAGACGGAGATGGCCGTCGAGTGCGTCAAGCGCAACATCGAGACGACGGTGGTCCCCGTCTCGTACCTGCCGCGCCCGTCCGGGTCGGACACGAACCTGCGGCCCATCCGCGACGGCGGCATCATCTTCCTCGAACTCTACCGCCGGGCGAAGACGAACAACCCGCTCTTCTACTTCGGGAGCGTCGGTGGCGTCTCCACGCTCACGGGGGTCATCATCGCCGCCTACGTCGGCATCGAGTGGGTGACCGTCCGCGTCTCCCACGAGGTGCTGGCCGTCGTCGCGGCGTTCGCCGTCATCGTCGGCGTGCAACTGCTGATGTTCGGCGTCCTCTCGGACCTCATCCTCTCGCTGCACCGCGACACGCTCCGGAAGATAGACGAGGAACTCGACCGGTAG
- a CDS encoding glycosyltransferase, which translates to MRTYVRRFLGAIAGLVSLTGLPYLLYLALYAVWKPEGSPADKRRAEPTVSIVLPTYNEERIIENKLRDVVSLDYPMEKVEVVIVDSSDDDTRDIVRNFFADREAPTLNLIEEDERRGLAPALNDAYAAAENEMVVKTDCDSKVAADALREAAANLADPDVGAVTGRNVDVLGGSDVEEGYRGVQAKIQTLESHIDSTLIFHGPFSAFENDDIVPIDPDSIADDTELALLIRRNGKRVLFDPDVRYKEASHSEFGKRRTQKDRRAMGLLRLLFQHRDAVGRHGLYGGVVLPFNWWFMVVSPWLLAGAVTLSTLFGLLVAGPFGLAVPAAVGAFTLLGSRDLLGPLQPFHAVFDTQVSLLFAAVKLLRGEGSAVWEVDEELRDVYE; encoded by the coding sequence ATGCGAACGTACGTCCGCCGATTTCTCGGCGCAATCGCGGGGCTCGTCTCGCTGACGGGACTCCCGTATCTGCTGTACCTCGCGCTGTACGCCGTCTGGAAGCCCGAGGGGTCGCCCGCCGACAAGCGGCGGGCGGAACCGACGGTGAGCATCGTCCTGCCGACGTACAACGAGGAGCGAATCATCGAGAACAAACTCCGCGACGTGGTCTCCCTGGACTACCCGATGGAGAAGGTCGAAGTCGTCATCGTGGACTCCTCGGACGACGACACGCGCGACATCGTCCGGAACTTCTTCGCCGACCGGGAGGCGCCGACGCTGAACCTCATCGAGGAGGACGAACGCCGCGGCCTCGCGCCCGCCCTCAACGACGCGTACGCGGCCGCCGAGAACGAGATGGTCGTCAAGACGGACTGCGACTCGAAAGTCGCCGCCGACGCGCTTCGCGAGGCGGCCGCGAACCTCGCCGACCCCGACGTGGGCGCCGTGACCGGCCGCAACGTGGACGTCCTCGGCGGGAGCGACGTGGAGGAGGGCTACCGCGGCGTGCAGGCGAAGATTCAGACGCTGGAGTCGCACATCGACTCGACGCTCATCTTCCACGGGCCGTTCTCCGCGTTCGAGAACGACGACATCGTCCCCATCGACCCCGACTCCATCGCCGACGACACCGAACTCGCCCTCCTCATCCGCCGCAACGGCAAGCGCGTCCTGTTCGACCCGGACGTGCGCTACAAGGAGGCGTCGCACTCGGAGTTCGGCAAGCGCCGCACGCAGAAGGACCGCCGCGCGATGGGCCTGCTGCGACTCCTATTCCAGCACCGCGACGCCGTCGGCCGGCACGGCCTGTACGGCGGCGTCGTCCTCCCGTTCAACTGGTGGTTCATGGTCGTCTCGCCGTGGCTCCTCGCCGGCGCGGTGACGCTCTCGACGCTGTTCGGCCTCCTCGTCGCCGGCCCGTTCGGCCTCGCGGTGCCCGCGGCCGTCGGCGCGTTCACCCTCCTCGGGTCTCGCGACCTGTTGGGCCCGCTCCAGCCGTTCCACGCGGTGTTCGACACGCAGGTGTCGCTGCTGTTCGCCGCGGTAAAACTGCTCCGCGGCGAGGGGTCGGCCGTCTGGGAAGTGGACGAGGAACTGCGCGACGTGTACGAGTGA
- a CDS encoding glycosyltransferase family 4 protein, which translates to MKLLQVTPRYPPQSGGVETHVRELAERLVERGHDVTVLAADAGDGGFRRERRNGVRVRRYRSLAPGGAMHVCPQLAAAVRRADADVVHAHNYHSFPLLFAALGAGDRPFVVTTHYHGASADSVRDRLLSAYRPVGGWAVRRADAAIAVSEWERERLAADFGVEATVVPNGLDVERFAAADPPDRDRPYLLTVGRLEEYKGVQHAIRALADLPDYDLLVAGSGPYREELGRIARREGVDDRVEFLGYVDDGALPGLYAGAAVYLALSEFESYGMTVAEAIAAGTPCVVRESGALVDWAGRRGCVGVDSVAPAPVAAAVGAASDAVPDASALLGWDDVAERLASEYRALLSSDEKGDA; encoded by the coding sequence ATGAAGCTACTGCAGGTGACGCCGCGGTATCCGCCGCAGTCCGGCGGCGTGGAGACGCACGTCCGCGAGCTAGCCGAACGGCTGGTCGAACGCGGCCACGACGTGACCGTCCTCGCCGCCGACGCGGGCGACGGCGGTTTCCGGCGGGAGCGACGGAACGGCGTCCGGGTGCGCCGGTATCGGAGCCTCGCGCCCGGCGGCGCGATGCACGTCTGTCCGCAACTCGCGGCGGCGGTCCGCCGTGCCGACGCGGACGTCGTCCACGCGCACAACTACCACTCGTTCCCCCTCCTGTTCGCCGCCCTCGGCGCCGGCGACCGGCCGTTCGTCGTCACCACCCACTACCACGGCGCCAGCGCCGACTCGGTGCGCGACAGACTGCTCTCCGCGTACCGTCCCGTCGGCGGGTGGGCCGTCCGCCGCGCCGACGCAGCGATAGCGGTCAGCGAGTGGGAGCGGGAGCGGTTGGCGGCCGACTTCGGCGTCGAGGCGACGGTGGTGCCGAACGGACTGGACGTCGAGCGCTTCGCCGCGGCCGACCCGCCGGACCGCGACCGGCCGTATCTCCTCACCGTCGGACGGTTGGAGGAGTACAAAGGCGTCCAGCACGCGATTCGAGCGCTCGCGGACCTCCCCGACTACGACCTGCTCGTCGCCGGGAGCGGACCGTACCGCGAGGAGTTGGGCCGAATCGCCCGACGGGAGGGCGTCGACGACCGCGTCGAGTTCCTCGGCTACGTGGACGACGGCGCGCTGCCGGGACTGTACGCCGGCGCGGCCGTCTACCTGGCGCTGAGCGAGTTCGAGTCCTACGGCATGACCGTCGCCGAGGCCATCGCGGCGGGGACGCCCTGCGTCGTCCGCGAGTCGGGCGCGCTGGTCGACTGGGCCGGGCGGCGCGGGTGCGTCGGCGTCGACTCCGTCGCGCCGGCCCCCGTCGCGGCCGCCGTCGGGGCGGCGAGCGATGCGGTCCCGGACGCGTCGGCGCTCCTCGGTTGGGACGACGTCGCCGAGCGCCTCGCGTCGGAGTACAGAGCGCTTTTGTCGTCCGATGAAAAGGGGGACGCATGA